A region from the Symphalangus syndactylus isolate Jambi chromosome 2, NHGRI_mSymSyn1-v2.1_pri, whole genome shotgun sequence genome encodes:
- the FRAT2 gene encoding GSK-3-binding protein FRAT2: MPCRREEEEEAGEEAEGEEEEEDSFLLLQQSVTLGSSGEVDRLVAQIGETLQLDAAQDSPALPCAPPGAPLRAPGPLSAAVPADKARPPAVPLLLPPASAETVGPAPSGALRCAVGDRGRVRGRAAPYCVAELAAGPSALPGPCRRGWLREAVTSRRLQQRRWTPAGARAGDDDPHRLLQQLVLSGNLIKEAVRRLQRAVAAVAATGPASAPGPGGGRSGPDPITLQPSGSLL; the protein is encoded by the coding sequence ATGCCGTGccggagggaggaggaagaggaagccgGCGAGGAGgcggagggggaggaagaggaggaggacagcTTCCTCCTGCTGCAGCAGTCGGTGACGCTAGGCAGCTCGGGCGAGGTGGACCGGCTGGTGGCCCAGATCGGCGAGACGCTGCAGCTGGACGCGGCGCAGGATAGCCCAGCTTTGCCGTGCGCGCCCCCGGGGGCGCCGCTGCGGGCCCCGGGGCCTCTGTCTGCGGCGGTGCCGGCGGACAAGGCCCGGCCCCCGGCGGtgccgctgctgctgccgccCGCGTCGGCTGAGACGGTGGGCCCGGCGCCCTCTGGGGCCCTGCGCTGCGCCGTAGGGGACCGCGGCCGCGTGCGGGGCCGCGCTGCGCCCTACTGCGTGGCCGAGCTCGCCGCAGGCCCCAGCGCGCTGCCGGGGCCGTGCCGGCGAGGATGGCTCAGGGAGGCGGTCACCTCCCGCCGCCTGCAGCAGCGCCGATGGACCCCAGCCGGGGCACGCGCCGGCGACGACGACCCGCATCGGCTCCTCCAGCAGCTTGTGCTTTCGGGAAACCTCATCAAGGAAGCCGTGCGGAGACTCCAACGAGCCGTCGCCGCGGTTGCAGCCACGGGCCCCGCAAGCGCCCCTGGGCCCGGGGGAGGCCGCAGCGGACCTGACCCCATTACCCTGCAGCCCTCAGGCTCCTTGCTCTGA